A stretch of DNA from Globicephala melas chromosome 19, mGloMel1.2, whole genome shotgun sequence:
CCATCATAAAGACatgtcataatttatttatttttacactgttgatgggcatttgagttgtttccagtttttggctattataaataaagctgtcatgaacatttgtgtaaaaatctttgtatggacatgtgcttttgtttcttttgggtaGTACCTGGGAAAGGAATGGCAGAATCTTATGGcaagtgtatgtttaattttttaagaaatttcctAAGACTGGGAACAAAGCAAagtgtccactctcactacttttattcattgtactagaagtcctaaccactacaataagaaaaaaaaaagaaagaaaaggtcgacatgctggaaagaaaaaaaaaaactgtccctatttgcacatgacatgattgtctacttAGAAAATCTCATGGAGCCCACAAAAAAgctcctagaactaataaatgagtttagccAGATTcagcacacaaaaatcagttgcacttATTTTCTATACCAgcaatgaaaaactgaaatttaaaagtacCATTTACAGTAGCCCCATAAAGGTGAAATAAGTATGACTCTAACAACATATGTTCAGGACCTGTATCCTGAAAGCTGCAAAACTAGAATTCTCAtccattgctagtgggaataaaaaaatgatacaagcgctctggaaaacagtttctcAGTTTCTCGTAAAGTTAAACACACTCtcgccatatgacccagcaatcctactcctaagtatttaccctAGAGAAATACAATTTCATGTCTACATAAAAACTCGTACCCAAATGTTTACGGCAAACACTTGTACGCAAATGTTTACTTTATAACTGCCCCAAACTAGACACAACCCAGATGTCTTCAGTGAgtcaatggataaacaaacagtggtatgtccatacaatgtaataatatttcacaattaaaaGGAACAAGCTGTTGATATACACAACACGGATGAATCTCAGAgccatcatgctgagtgaaagtaGTTGGTTTCAAAATGTtccattctgtatgattccatttctatgacttttttgaaaagacaaatctaTAGTGAtcagagaacagatcagtggttgtcaaggACTTGGATGGGGGGGATGTGATTACAAAGGAGTAGAACAATAGAGTTtttgagatgaagaaactgtTCTGTATTCTGACTGTAGCGTTGttcagttaattaattaattaattattttggccatgccaaaattgtttttggccacacgtggcttgcaggatctcagttcctcgaccagggattgaacccgggccacggcagtgaaggccctgaatcctaaccactaggccaccagggaactccgtGCCTTGTTTAATTTACACAAGTGATATTTTGCTGCAAAGgaaatttcttactttttaaaaaaacataatgcagggcttccctgatggcgcagtggttaagaatctgcctgccaatgcaggggacgcgggttcaagccctgatccgggaagatcccacaagccgcggagcagctaagcccgtgtgccacagctactgagcccacgtgccacaattactgaagcccacgcgcctagaacccgtgcttcacaacaagagaagccactgcaatgagaagcccacgtaccgcaatgaagaatagcccctgcttgccgcaactagagaaagcccgcgtgcagcagtgaagacccaacacagccaaaataaataaataaacaaaaaaccaaaaaaacctcatCTCCCACTCTGACATCGCTACCCCAAACGAGCATGTGCCCACCTGGCCACTATAACATCATTGACAAAAGAGAggaattttcaaattctttctgcAGTGCCCGTCCTTCTTAGACTTCTACCTCTTTTCTTGTCTACTCTCtagaacttacttttttttttcacatcagcATCTAGTTTCAGGTAATTGGCTGCAGTTGATGGTGGTTAGTTTTGTTGTtggagaggggtgtgtgtgcacgtgtagtGGACTTTGGTTCACTTCAATAAGCAGAAGACCCATAGCCTCAAGTTGCCAGTCACATCTTATGGGTCCTGTTAAGTTGTAAAGCTGTTGGAAATAATGCCTGTCCCTGAAGTGCTGCTACCTTGACAGGGGAGATTATACGTTGTGTGGGAAACTGTAAGATATTGAAGGAAGGCTGGCAGATGTGCTGGGGCTATGCTGAGGGAGATCAGTGGGTGCCAGAGAAGTCAGAAAAGGTCTGCTGGAGTTGGCAGTGAGATGTCTAGTGGGACCCTCTGGGGTGGGTAGGTGGGAAGAGGAAATGGAATTTCAGGGAGGAAGGGACGTGAACACAGCCCTGGAGGAAGCAATGAATATCATGTGTGATGATGGAGTCTAAATCCGGGTGGGTGAAGCACACGTACGGCAGGGTGATATGATGCTATTACTGTTACCTCCCCACGCCTCCATTCTTTGTACTAATTCTCTTGTCCCTTCTCCtccagtcagtcagtcagtagGCCTATTACCCGAGAAATGCAAAGAGCCAGAAATACCTTCATGTTCAGCCCTGAAATTTCAGAGTAGGCTATGTAAATTGAAGTTGATGTAATTCCAAAGGCCCAACTTTTGACTTGTTAGACTTGGAATTTTTAAGTTTCAGTCTAAGAATGAAGGCTTTATGGcatggttgttttgtttgttgtgggatctcagttccccgaccagggattgaaccccagccctgggccctcggcattgagagcgcagagtcccaatcactggaccgccagggaattcctatggCATGAttgttggaaaaagaaaaagtaggtttgagaagaatgtgtgataGTGGTCTGTGTATGGTGGGTGATAAATTGTAGGGTCTAGGCCACATCTCGTTCTCAAGTACCTTGGGAGAAAGCAAGTCTCTACGAAATTATCTTTTCTCCAGATCTTCAGGAATTTCATCACCTATATGGGATTCCTAGGCTGCTTTAGATTCCTGAAGGACCTCGGTGGGATTTGAGAGCAGTTGGAAGAGGCCCCGAAGTCGCTAGAGGGACGGCAGAGCTTACAGGGCCTGCGTGGAGCCCATGAACCCCCAGACAGGGTTGAAGATTTCCCAGTGGAAGCCAGCAGGAATGGAAGCTGAGAACCCAGGCATCAGTGAGAACCTGGACATGAGCAGCATGACAGGTGAAAACTAGACAGTCACCTCCTGCCCACCAGCACTATAGCAAAGCCCTGGGTGAGGAGAGTGGAAAGGAAAACAAGCCCTGAAGTGACTGAACTTAGATCTGAAATGACTGAGAAAACCCTGACACGACCGAGTTTACTCAGACTGGTTACTCCACTAGGTAGAATGGGGGATTGTTATAAACAAAAttatcataaaaaaataatatatttaaaaacaaaattatcataaaaagaaataatatatttaaatagtttatattatatatttaaaaattaagaaagtcgGCACACTTGAGTTTGTGGACTGAGAAATTTGTACATGCTGCGTAAAGCTCTTTGGCAGATgacagatataattttaaaaataccaaaacaaTTCACaggccaaatttttaaaaattttggctcTCCTCCATTTACTCAGGAGTGTCTTCTGCAACTGTCATCGGTGCCATTAAGAAGCCAGTGTCCTATGGGAAACAGCTACTTGGCTTTTTCggttcgttttttgtttttgattttgtgttttaCCCCAAATAGTATTTACCAGTCAAGGCTCTGAATGCTTGtaatttcccaaatttatatgtCCCCTCATTAAGTTAAAGTTTTATTTGTTGGTGTTTCCGCTCCTTCTTTAGAGAGATTCACCAAACTGACACAATGGAGAACTGGATGCCTGGGAACAAAGATAACGTAGTAGCTGGAGTGGGCCTTTAACTCAAAGAGTTAGTAAGAACTAGAGAACTTTCTAGAAAGAACTTGGCTGGACTATACTATGATCAGACTCCCCTGTCCTTTGTGGGAGGGGTCAACAGTTTGTATTAAAAGTCTCTCCTCCCGCTCCcagtgcagtttattgtatgtcatttAAGCCTCAATaaggctgttttttaaaaaaatgaaaaaaagtctgTTCCCCTTTACTCTACCTTTGCTCTATACAGCTCCTGTATCACTGGAGTATTTTACAATAACATAGACTTTACGTATTCTTGagtaataagttaaataaataagcataagaatgtgaaaaaagaatCTCCCCACCCAATAGTTTTTCACCAACATTCATCAGACCCTGCTGAACCCCAGGTCCCTCCTAAGTTCCTTCTGTCCACTGAGGAGGCATTAAGTAGTCAGCAGAGATGGGAAGGAATGATGTAAAGTGGGCAAGGGACAAACAGGATAGAGGGAGATAGGGCCACTATAACTGAAGAATTTAGAGTCTGATTTTTCTCATTCTGCCACACCTCCCAGGGAAATATTAGAACCCCAAGGCAGGTGACGTCGGCCTTACAATTGGGTTGGGAGCGTTCTGGAGGAGGACAACATTAGCCTCTTGTCCAGCTAGCAAGACAAGGAAACCTATTAGAGTGAAAGGAAAACCAGACTTCAGGTCAAAACATCAGAGttctggtcctggctctgcccataGCTATTTAAGTGTGAGAAATTCATTAAAGTTTTCGAGATCTTTGATTCCCTTTCTGCAAAATGTGTAGGTTGGAGGAGATGAATTTTAAGGGCCCTTTTAGCTCAATAATGCCACTTCTAGTTTTGAGGCATATACACATCGTGGCAGAAACTTTATTAGAAATGTCAGATGCATCCACTGGGACTGCTCTTCAGGCTTCCACCTGCCCCTCAGCTTGCTGATGACCACTCAGAAGAGATGTCCCGTGACCCGGGACCCGAAGCACCTACTCAATGGACAAGCGCTTGCAGCGACAGCGGGAGCAGTAGCTCTAACCTCCAGACTGAAGTGTGAAGCCATGTGGCCCCACTTTCAACCTTTCGGGGAGAGATAGACCTGAGTGGACACGTTTCCTTCACCCGCAGGGGCCCTATTGTAAAGATCCCAGACATCAGCCTGCAGCCATCTGCGGATGTACAGCCTTTGATCTCCAAAGGTGCGCTGAGGTCTCCTGTGGAACAAGGAGGGATGGGGAGACACACAGATGTTTTAGGAAGTCAGAGAGGAGTCCACGCCTCCCTCATTCCTGGAACCCTGAGTGTCAGAACCTCTTGGGCTACACTCAGATGTCTGGTTTTCCAGCCTCTGAAACCATCAGATGTTCAGTTTACCTCCAGTGACCTGAAGTTTTCCTTGATAGCATTGATTTGTATCGTTGGGGCAGGAAAGAGAAGGAGCATTCAAACAGGACCCCAAAGCCAGACAGGTTGGGCAGCGGAGGTCTGTTGACCCTCTGGGAgctgaagggggagagagagggacaaTTAAGGGCGAGTCCCGCCTCTGAGTTGCCTCCCCTTgctgccttctcttcctccagTCTTTCCTGCTGGTGCCTCTCTACTCAAGGACTGTTActaccacctccccacccctctccaaCTGATTTCTATGCTGTCAGAACCCCATCCAACATGACTTCCGAACTCTGTGCTTAGGTGTGGAGATACAGATATGAAAAGGACACAGTTCCTGCCAGCTAGGATCACTGCCTTGAAGGAGACAGACATGTAAGTAATTAACTACCATACAATTCAGTAGGCATTGTGTCCAAGGTCTAGTGGCAAAGAAATGGAGGACCACCTAAGTACCTAAAATAATTTGGTTAGGTATTTTCCCAGAGCCGACGCCTGAGTGGAGATGGAGGAAGAACAGAGGTTAGCTATgtgaaaatgggggagggggaggagggagaggagcaaGGGAAACAGCGAGGACCAAGGGCTGGAGGTGTGAGCCGGCTTGGTGGATTGGAGAATTGTGAGAAGTTGTGGTGTTGATACTCAGCTGGTAGGCACAGGTGGGACTGGACTGTATTTTTATAGCCAGCATCCATTCTGATTGGTCAGTACCATCTCcactgttaaatattttgaatcctAGCCCCAAGTAGAATACAATaaatgagagaaggaagagaaggaaatgagctGAAAAGATAGGCGGGGCCAGATTTCTATAGGCCTTGAGGACCAACGGGGGAACTGGGCTGTGGCCATGCGGCAAAGGGGGAAGCAGTGCTTGCTAGATGGACGATGTCACCACCCTGCTCAGAAACCTCCACTGACATTGTATTGCTTAATAAACCCCAAACCCCATTTACACTCCAGCCTTCACTGATGTCCCTCTGCTTGGAGCAGCGTTTCCAGACCTCAAGGtaacaatttagaaaaagaaagacaagccAAAGGTCTTGAGGTCCTTTTGTGTATGGCGCACTTGGACCTAAGCAGAGTAAGCCCCGTTTTTTCAGGGCTGCATGGAGTTTCTCTCAGCACCCGTCTCTCCCCTCCCAGGGTACCGTCAATCTCTTCTGTCCTCCATAACTCATGTAAGTCCTCTTTGTTGTTGCAAAAGGAGTCCTCACAGTAGTTACTGTAGGAGATGGCGATTAGGCCAGGGGCTGGCGTGTGCTGGATAATCGTTATTGCCGGTGCCCCGTCTGAGCTGCAGCCCTTAGTGGCCAAAATTGCTGTCTTGGTTCCTGCTGTGAGACAAGAGGGAAGGAAAGTGGATGGGGGTGCAGCGCCTGATGTTTGGCCTGGGGAAGGCGGAACCGCGTTAACATGGCCATAATCACCttcccccctgcccctgccccaccagcCCAACGGCCTCGTTCTCATTTTACCAGCCTTAATCATCAGCACGGTTTCCTGGCACAATGCCCCATTGTCACAAGTCTCAGCTTTGTCTGTGGTCCAGTTAAATGTCTCTGCTGGATCCGCTTCTAAGCCCACGAACGTACTCTTTTGACAACGCAAGTTTTGTGCCACTGGGGAGAAAATGAGATAAAGATAAGCACTTGCCCTTCTCTGTGGGGCCCCAAACCACTCCTTTTTCACCAGAAATCCATCCTCCGTGACCCAGCCGCTCTCCCCCCACATCCCCAATACATACAGATCAAGGTCGGGGCTCCTAGGAGAAAGAGGAACAGTAAAACCTGGAAATGACAGGCTCCCATGGCTTCTCTTAGAGACGTTTGGAAGAACCGATCAGGATCTGTGATTTGATGGAGAAGAACCTTTTCAACCACATGGAACGAGATTAAATCTAAGATCCGGCAACAAGTACTGACTTCAGGGCAGAGTTTACGGGTATATAAAACGATGATctcgggcttccgtggtggcgcagtggttgagggtccgcctgccgatgcaggggacacgggttcgtgccccggtccgggaagatcccacatgccgcggagcggctgggcccgtgagccatggccgctgagcctgcgcgtccggagcctgtgctccgcagcgggagaggccacggcagtgagtggcccgcgtaccgcaaaaaaaataaataaataaaacgatgATCTCTAAAGTCAGTCTGTCCCGATCTCGCTTGTGAGTTTGGGCAAGTTAACTAGTTAACAAGCCCCAGTTTCCGTAGCTGTACTTCTCAGACTCAGCCGCCTAGACCGAGGAGCTCAACAGCCCCATACCCTCCAACCTCTGGATCCGTAATCTGGCCCAAAGGCCCTTCTCCCTCAGACTCCGGAGTCCAGGTTCAAACCTACGCTCTTTCGCGGCCCAAGAACCTCAGTCCCCAGCTCCCAACTTCATCAGAACCCAGGATTCTGAGATCTAAGCCCTGTCCTACCTAGGGATCCAGGAGTTT
This window harbors:
- the TEX101 gene encoding testis-expressed protein 101; this encodes MCPDRKDPDRFFQTSLREAMGACHFQVLLFLFLLGAPTLILAQNLRCQKSTFVGLEADPAETFNWTTDKAETCDNGALCQETVLMIKAAGTKTAILATKGCSSDGAPAITIIQHTPAPGLIAISYSNYCEDSFCNNKEDLHELWRTEEIDAPRGSTDLRCPTCLALGSCLNAPSLSCPNDTNQCYQGKLQVTGGDLSAPLEIKGCTSADGCRLMSGIFTIGPLRVKETCPLRSISPRKVESGATWLHTSVWRLELLLPLSLQALVH